One genomic window of Sulfurovum lithotrophicum includes the following:
- the prmC gene encoding peptide chain release factor N(5)-glutamine methyltransferase, whose translation MYNFRMNGQMTLKEALVWARSQLLQSCERPQFEAELLLAYHLQKDRMYLVTHDSHEMEDPEGYRHLVERRAANEPYEYIVGSASFYDLHLEVEKGVLIPRPETEILIDLVAGIIEREKISRIAEIGVGSGAISIVLARKFPALGIIATDICETPIRMAKKNIETFGLEKQIELRRSNLIDDIDETVELVVSNPPYIAEGFLLESNVVDYEPREALFGGRVGDELLKQIIRDVKEKGIRWLACEMGYDQKEPIASFVKEIGVQSIKFYKDLAGFDRGFIIRFA comes from the coding sequence ATGTATAACTTCAGAATGAACGGACAAATGACATTGAAAGAGGCCCTGGTATGGGCGAGATCTCAGCTTTTACAGAGCTGCGAACGGCCACAGTTCGAAGCGGAACTGCTTTTGGCATATCATCTCCAAAAAGACCGAATGTATCTTGTGACACATGATAGTCATGAGATGGAGGACCCTGAAGGCTACAGACATCTTGTTGAACGGCGTGCTGCCAACGAGCCCTATGAGTATATCGTAGGCAGTGCCAGTTTTTACGACCTGCATCTTGAAGTAGAGAAGGGTGTACTGATTCCCCGTCCTGAAACGGAGATCCTTATCGATCTGGTTGCCGGGATCATCGAAAGGGAGAAGATCAGCAGAATCGCTGAGATTGGCGTAGGCTCAGGTGCCATTTCCATTGTCCTGGCACGAAAATTTCCGGCACTGGGTATCATCGCTACGGATATCTGTGAAACTCCGATTAGAATGGCAAAAAAGAATATTGAAACGTTTGGACTGGAAAAACAGATCGAGCTGCGTCGATCCAACCTTATAGACGACATCGATGAAACGGTGGAGCTTGTGGTATCGAACCCTCCTTATATCGCAGAGGGTTTTCTGCTTGAATCCAATGTCGTGGACTATGAACCCAGAGAGGCGCTTTTTGGCGGACGTGTCGGCGATGAATTGCTCAAGCAGATCATTAGGGATGTCAAAGAAAAAGGTATCAGATGGCTTGCCTGCGAGATGGGATATGACCAGAAAGAGCCGATTGCTTCCTTTGTTAAAGAAATTGGAGTACAATCCATCAAATTTTACAAAGACCTTGCGGGATTTGACAGAGGATTCATCATCCGATTTGCGTAG
- a CDS encoding DUF4149 domain-containing protein, translating to MNKYFRITTMAYLILLTATLGAGLFAGIVVAPVTFHTEQWLGSEVLSHYQEGLIMTQNFVRLSYLVNFMLIVVALYEGYKYKKFERDTITQIATFFVFATGLLFSQYYIPDILTMQMAGEEMTKSAAFLNTHKGSEINFKIFSLALLVLIVRNMQKACK from the coding sequence ATGAACAAATATTTCAGAATCACCACAATGGCCTATCTCATTTTACTGACTGCCACACTGGGTGCCGGTCTTTTTGCCGGTATCGTCGTGGCACCGGTAACTTTTCATACGGAGCAGTGGCTTGGCAGTGAAGTGCTGAGCCATTACCAGGAAGGGCTCATTATGACGCAGAACTTTGTAAGACTCTCCTATCTGGTGAATTTCATGTTGATCGTTGTTGCGTTGTATGAAGGGTATAAATACAAAAAGTTCGAGAGAGATACCATTACCCAGATAGCGACTTTCTTTGTATTTGCTACCGGTCTGCTCTTCTCACAGTACTATATACCGGACATCCTGACCATGCAGATGGCAGGTGAAGAGATGACCAAGTCGGCAGCCTTTCTCAATACGCATAAAGGCAGTGAGATCAACTTCAAGATCTTCTCATTGGCACTTTTGGTTTTGATAGTACGAAATATGCAGAAAGCTTGTAAATAA
- a CDS encoding YiiD C-terminal domain-containing protein, with the protein MTSYTFPQFPKHALLQKVKDSFVKRFLTDKASIRYLEEGFIKATDIPFVRFIGIKEKEEILSLDLKKNVCNHVETIHAAAQFTLAETESGMRLQSLFPELEQKVIPLVRDAQIKYKKPAAKKITAHSFVEEEAIEKFKTQFGKKGRALLQIRVEIRDIDDTLTSETYITWFVQARLDENV; encoded by the coding sequence ATGACTTCCTACACGTTCCCCCAATTTCCAAAGCATGCATTGTTGCAGAAGGTCAAGGATTCTTTTGTAAAAAGATTCCTCACAGACAAAGCAAGCATCCGATATCTTGAAGAGGGGTTCATTAAGGCAACAGACATTCCTTTTGTCCGTTTTATAGGTATCAAAGAGAAAGAAGAGATACTCTCTCTGGATCTGAAAAAAAATGTCTGCAACCATGTCGAGACCATACATGCAGCCGCACAGTTCACTCTGGCCGAGACAGAGAGCGGCATGCGTCTGCAGAGTCTATTTCCCGAACTTGAACAAAAGGTCATTCCTCTTGTCAGAGATGCCCAGATCAAATACAAAAAACCGGCTGCAAAGAAGATCACCGCCCACTCCTTTGTAGAAGAGGAAGCCATAGAAAAATTCAAAACACAGTTCGGGAAAAAAGGAAGAGCTCTGCTTCAGATCAGGGTCGAGATCAGAGATATCGACGATACGCTGACCAGCGAAACGTACATTACCTGGTTTGTTCAGGCACGACTGGACGAGAATGTGTAG
- the abc-f gene encoding ribosomal protection-like ABC-F family protein, with translation MALIDLFDIKKQYDVKMLLDDVDFHLNEGERVAIVGKNGCGKSTLMKIALGEEEPTDGKRIIDRSIQIEMLSQQPVFDPALNVKEAIENELTELKEAKEQYDMLSLQVAENFEDKQLLEKFEKITAYLDHHNAWSLDDKIERVLQEFKLKEYENRLVISLSGGEQRRVALASLILKKPEVLLLDEPTNHLDVYMVEFLEEILLKEKFTLLFISHDRHFIDTIATRVIEVENRKLVSYRGGYRDYLEQKEARMQSLAKQHENLLKLLKHEEEWLGKSVRAREKRNQGRKRRVFELRDQAKSNPTLIRKMQLELEREKKHFNREKSVGKKKMLFEIENLNYTIADKRLIVDFSTRILQRDKIAIVGVNGAGKSTLLRLLLGRIKPDSGSIKKGDFTIGYFDQHREMLNDDETLIGTFCPDGGDHIDVRGKSMHVYAYLKLFLFPEEFLGKKISQLSGGEKNRVALALLFTKNVDCLILDEPTNDLDIQTINILEEQLLNFPGALIFVSHDRYFVDKIASKLYIFKGNGVIEESYQSYSDYLEIEKEIKELEKIEQDISSKAKEEITAAPKKAQTKLSYKDQRDLDILPDEIESLEAKMDELNACLGDPDCYQEKGLTKLSEELAKLEEIYEEKSERYLEVLELAESFGT, from the coding sequence ATGGCACTCATTGATCTTTTCGATATCAAAAAGCAGTACGATGTCAAAATGCTTCTCGACGATGTCGATTTTCACCTCAATGAAGGCGAGAGGGTCGCCATCGTCGGGAAGAACGGCTGCGGGAAATCGACCCTGATGAAGATCGCACTGGGAGAAGAAGAACCTACGGACGGTAAGAGGATCATCGACCGTTCCATTCAGATAGAGATGCTTTCCCAGCAGCCTGTATTTGACCCTGCCCTCAATGTAAAAGAAGCCATAGAGAATGAACTGACAGAACTCAAAGAGGCTAAAGAGCAGTATGATATGCTTTCTTTGCAGGTTGCTGAGAACTTTGAAGACAAACAGCTTTTGGAAAAGTTCGAAAAAATCACTGCCTACCTTGACCACCACAATGCCTGGAGCCTGGACGACAAGATAGAACGGGTACTGCAGGAATTCAAACTCAAAGAGTATGAGAACCGTCTTGTCATCTCGCTTTCGGGAGGGGAACAGCGCCGTGTCGCACTGGCCTCGCTTATTTTGAAAAAACCCGAAGTCCTGCTGCTGGATGAACCGACCAACCATCTCGATGTCTATATGGTGGAATTCCTTGAAGAGATCCTTCTCAAAGAGAAGTTCACTCTGCTCTTCATCTCCCACGACAGGCATTTCATCGATACCATCGCTACACGTGTCATAGAAGTAGAGAACCGGAAACTCGTCTCCTACAGAGGAGGTTACCGCGACTACCTGGAGCAGAAAGAGGCACGTATGCAGTCACTGGCAAAACAGCACGAAAACCTGCTCAAACTGCTCAAACATGAAGAGGAATGGCTGGGGAAAAGCGTAAGAGCAAGAGAGAAACGGAACCAGGGTAGAAAAAGGCGTGTCTTCGAACTGCGCGACCAGGCAAAAAGCAACCCTACCCTCATCCGAAAAATGCAGCTTGAACTCGAACGTGAGAAGAAACATTTCAACCGTGAAAAGAGTGTCGGTAAAAAGAAAATGCTCTTCGAGATAGAAAATTTGAATTATACGATCGCCGACAAAAGGCTTATCGTCGACTTCAGCACACGTATACTCCAAAGGGACAAGATCGCCATTGTCGGTGTCAACGGTGCGGGAAAATCCACACTCCTCAGACTGCTTCTCGGACGCATAAAGCCTGACAGCGGCAGCATCAAGAAAGGGGATTTCACTATCGGTTATTTCGACCAGCACAGGGAGATGCTCAATGATGATGAAACACTCATCGGTACCTTCTGTCCCGACGGGGGAGACCATATCGATGTCAGAGGAAAGAGCATGCATGTCTATGCCTACCTGAAACTTTTTCTCTTTCCCGAAGAGTTCCTCGGCAAAAAGATTTCACAGCTGAGCGGCGGGGAGAAGAACCGTGTCGCACTTGCCCTGCTCTTTACCAAAAATGTGGACTGCCTCATCCTCGATGAACCGACCAATGACCTGGATATCCAGACCATTAACATCCTCGAAGAGCAGCTGCTCAACTTTCCGGGTGCGCTCATTTTCGTTTCACACGACCGCTATTTTGTCGACAAGATCGCATCCAAACTGTACATTTTCAAAGGCAACGGGGTTATAGAAGAGTCCTACCAGAGTTATTCGGACTATCTCGAAATAGAAAAAGAGATAAAAGAGCTTGAAAAAATAGAGCAGGATATTTCGTCCAAAGCCAAAGAGGAGATAACTGCCGCTCCCAAAAAGGCACAGACCAAACTCAGCTACAAAGACCAGAGGGACCTCGACATTCTCCCCGACGAGATCGAGTCACTTGAGGCCAAGATGGATGAACTGAATGCCTGTCTTGGAGATCCGGATTGTTACCAGGAGAAAGGTTTGACAAAACTCAGCGAAGAGCTT
- a CDS encoding DNA-deoxyinosine glycosylase — protein MKEEILNHPFKPIVFNDTKTLILGSFPSIKSFENNFYYAHPRNQFWKILEAVTFYPVNNRDQKIWLLKECKLGLWDMIGSCQRENSLDSSLEDEVVNDIPVLLSAYPSIDKIALTGKKAQALFETHFSYLEIERVYLPSPSPAYAAMSFEEKVIQYADKLGIRPNEVTSTLGVRK, from the coding sequence TTGAAAGAAGAAATATTGAACCATCCTTTCAAACCCATTGTTTTCAATGACACAAAAACACTGATCCTGGGTTCGTTTCCAAGCATCAAATCATTCGAGAACAATTTTTACTATGCCCATCCGCGTAACCAGTTCTGGAAAATTCTTGAGGCAGTTACATTCTACCCTGTAAACAATCGTGACCAGAAGATATGGCTGCTCAAAGAGTGCAAACTGGGGCTGTGGGATATGATAGGATCCTGCCAGCGTGAGAATTCACTTGACAGTTCACTGGAAGATGAAGTGGTGAATGATATCCCGGTATTACTCTCTGCCTATCCAAGTATAGATAAGATTGCTTTAACCGGCAAGAAAGCACAGGCACTTTTCGAAACGCACTTCTCCTATCTCGAGATCGAAAGAGTCTATCTGCCATCACCGTCACCTGCCTATGCCGCTATGAGCTTTGAAGAAAAAGTTATACAATATGCAGATAAATTGGGAATACGCCCGAACGAAGTGACAAGTACCCTTGGGGTGAGGAAATAA
- a CDS encoding M48 family metallopeptidase, whose protein sequence is MLEIIVGLYTLYTFMKLYISFMQVGYINQEKRKDPVLMPAGKYLVAANYAVAKEKLGIIETFVDYLMFLWWVFAGFAWLSSLLQVDGDVMSSVFFLFGFVAVNYAVGLPFSLYQTFKIDEGFGFNKMTLKMFIVDALKSAGLFFVLGGAVFAVLAWIISSYETWWLWGFILMFTIAVAANLLMPFFMGLFNKFSPLEEGELKDAIVDLMNKAGLKSNGIFVMDASKRDSRLNAFFGGLGKSKRVVLYDTLLEKLNKKELLAVLGHELGHFSHGDIWKNIALMGLLLFIAFYLFGHLPESLFIQMHVSPYPGVQIAMLMLLLPLLSFVFTPFMSYVSRHNEYAADAYGSEMGGRENLVSALLKLITENKAFPKSHPLVIFFYHTHPPVLERLKELGYDASNVVIEEEKREEPSLPNDGIFTYMDKEEK, encoded by the coding sequence ATGCTGGAAATCATTGTCGGACTCTATACACTTTATACGTTCATGAAACTCTATATCTCGTTTATGCAGGTAGGGTACATCAATCAGGAAAAACGAAAAGACCCTGTTCTGATGCCGGCAGGAAAATACCTCGTGGCAGCAAATTATGCCGTAGCAAAAGAGAAGCTCGGGATCATCGAAACCTTTGTGGACTATCTGATGTTCCTCTGGTGGGTATTTGCAGGGTTTGCATGGCTCTCTTCACTGCTTCAGGTAGACGGTGATGTAATGAGTTCAGTCTTTTTCCTTTTTGGTTTCGTTGCAGTGAACTATGCCGTCGGGCTTCCTTTTTCTCTCTATCAGACCTTCAAGATTGATGAAGGTTTCGGTTTCAACAAAATGACGCTGAAAATGTTCATTGTCGATGCCCTCAAGTCGGCAGGGCTTTTCTTCGTGCTTGGTGGGGCTGTATTTGCCGTGCTGGCCTGGATCATCTCTTCATATGAGACATGGTGGCTCTGGGGATTCATTTTGATGTTCACTATTGCGGTAGCCGCCAACCTGCTCATGCCTTTTTTTATGGGGCTTTTCAACAAGTTTTCCCCACTTGAAGAAGGGGAACTCAAAGATGCCATCGTGGATTTAATGAATAAAGCCGGGCTGAAGAGTAACGGGATATTCGTAATGGATGCCAGTAAGCGTGACAGCCGTCTCAATGCTTTCTTCGGCGGATTGGGCAAGAGTAAAAGAGTGGTGCTCTACGATACTCTGCTTGAGAAGCTGAACAAAAAAGAACTGCTTGCCGTTCTTGGGCATGAACTCGGACACTTTTCACACGGTGACATCTGGAAGAATATTGCATTGATGGGACTGCTTCTTTTCATCGCTTTCTATCTTTTTGGGCACTTGCCCGAATCGTTGTTCATACAGATGCATGTTTCTCCCTATCCCGGTGTTCAGATCGCCATGCTGATGCTGCTGCTCCCTTTGCTGAGTTTCGTGTTCACACCGTTCATGTCCTATGTCAGCCGGCATAATGAGTATGCTGCCGATGCATACGGCTCAGAGATGGGAGGCAGAGAGAACCTTGTCTCTGCACTGCTCAAACTGATTACGGAGAATAAAGCATTCCCCAAATCACATCCGCTGGTGATCTTTTTCTACCATACCCATCCGCCTGTTCTCGAGCGTCTAAAAGAGCTTGGGTATGATGCCAGTAATGTAGTGATTGAAGAGGAGAAGAGAGAAGAGCCGTCCTTGCCAAATGACGGGATTTTCACCTATATGGATAAAGAAGAGAAGTAG